One stretch of Micromonospora echinospora DNA includes these proteins:
- a CDS encoding MBL fold metallo-hydrolase: protein MTARVDHAVTSGTFSLDGQTFDVDNNVWVIGDDAECVVLDAPHDVAAIRELIGDRWVVAIVATHAHDDHVRVAPELARATGAPVLLHPADRVLWDMVHPDTAPDGELTDGQTITVGGTTLRVLHTPGHSPGACSLYAPDLGAVFTGDTLFAGGPGATGRSYSDFGTIVESIRTRLLTLPPETVVHTGHGDDTTIGAEAPHLDEWIARGH, encoded by the coding sequence GTGACCGCCCGCGTCGACCACGCCGTCACCTCCGGCACGTTTTCCCTGGACGGCCAGACGTTCGACGTCGACAACAACGTCTGGGTGATCGGTGACGACGCCGAGTGCGTCGTTCTCGACGCGCCACACGACGTGGCGGCCATCCGCGAGCTGATCGGCGACCGGTGGGTGGTGGCGATCGTGGCCACCCACGCCCACGACGACCACGTCCGGGTCGCGCCCGAGCTGGCCCGGGCCACCGGCGCGCCGGTGCTGCTGCACCCGGCCGACCGGGTGCTGTGGGACATGGTGCACCCGGACACGGCCCCGGACGGCGAGCTGACCGACGGGCAGACGATCACCGTCGGCGGGACCACGCTGCGGGTGCTGCACACGCCCGGCCACAGCCCCGGCGCGTGCAGCCTGTACGCCCCCGACCTGGGGGCGGTCTTCACCGGCGACACGCTGTTCGCCGGCGGGCCGGGCGCCACCGGACGGTCGTACAGCGACTTCGGCACCATCGTCGAGTCGATCCGCACCCGGCTGCTCACGCTGCCCCCGGAGACGGTGGTGCACACCGGGCACGGCGACGACACCACGATCGGCGCCGAGGCGCCGCACCTGGACGAGTGGATCGCCCGAGGCCACTGA
- a CDS encoding flavin-containing monooxygenase, whose amino-acid sequence MAADHVDVLIVGAGLSGIGAAVHLGRECPGKTYAVLEARGAIGGTWDLFRYPGIRSDSDMYTLGYSFKPWTDPKAIADGDAIRAYVRQTAREYDVERHIRFHHRVVRADWDSATARWTVHARRDDTGEDVTLTCGFLFTNSGYYRYDEGYTPRFPGVERYAGTLVHPQHWPADLDYTGKRVVVIGSGATAVTLVPAMAERAAHVTMLQRSPTYVIALPSRDPFADVARRWLPPKAAYTVARWKNVALGVANFQLSRRAPGVVTRFLRRAAKGRLPAGYDVDRHFSPRYDPWDQRLCVVPDGDLFSALRAGRASVVTDTIGTFTEHGIRLASGEELPADVVVTATGLNLLALGGMTLAVDGAEVDLASTVAYKGMMLSGVPNFAMTIGYTNASWTLKADLVATYVCRLLRHLDETGQQIVTPLAPDTDDLAPIIDLKSGYVLRAVDQLPKQGPRAPWRLHQNYPRDVRLMRRGPLTDGVRFARAGAPVPAATTSGGTDA is encoded by the coding sequence ATGGCCGCAGACCACGTCGACGTCCTCATCGTCGGTGCCGGCCTGTCCGGCATCGGCGCCGCCGTCCACCTCGGACGCGAATGCCCCGGCAAGACCTACGCGGTGCTGGAGGCCCGGGGCGCCATCGGCGGCACCTGGGACCTGTTCCGCTACCCGGGCATTCGCTCCGACTCCGACATGTACACCCTCGGCTACTCGTTCAAGCCGTGGACCGACCCGAAGGCCATCGCCGACGGCGACGCCATCCGCGCGTACGTGCGGCAGACCGCCCGCGAGTACGACGTGGAACGGCACATCCGCTTCCACCACCGGGTGGTGCGCGCCGACTGGGACAGCGCCACCGCACGCTGGACGGTCCACGCCCGCCGCGACGACACCGGCGAGGACGTCACCCTCACCTGCGGGTTCCTGTTCACCAACTCCGGCTACTACCGCTACGACGAGGGCTACACGCCGCGCTTCCCCGGCGTCGAGCGGTACGCCGGCACGCTCGTGCACCCGCAGCACTGGCCGGCGGATCTGGACTACACCGGCAAGCGGGTCGTGGTGATCGGCAGCGGCGCCACAGCCGTCACCCTCGTGCCGGCGATGGCCGAGCGGGCCGCCCACGTCACCATGCTCCAGCGCTCACCCACGTACGTGATCGCGCTGCCGTCGCGCGACCCGTTCGCCGACGTCGCGCGGCGCTGGCTGCCCCCGAAGGCCGCGTACACGGTGGCCAGGTGGAAGAACGTCGCGCTCGGGGTGGCCAACTTCCAGCTCAGCCGCCGCGCCCCGGGCGTGGTGACGCGGTTCCTGCGCCGGGCCGCGAAGGGCCGGCTGCCCGCCGGCTACGACGTCGACAGGCACTTCTCGCCCCGGTACGACCCGTGGGACCAGCGGCTGTGCGTGGTCCCGGACGGGGACCTGTTCTCGGCGCTGCGTGCCGGGCGCGCGTCGGTGGTCACCGACACCATCGGCACGTTCACCGAGCACGGCATCCGGCTCGCCTCCGGCGAGGAACTGCCCGCCGACGTCGTGGTCACCGCCACCGGCCTGAACCTGCTCGCGCTCGGCGGCATGACACTGGCCGTCGACGGCGCCGAGGTCGACCTCGCCTCGACGGTGGCCTACAAGGGCATGATGCTTTCCGGCGTGCCGAACTTCGCCATGACGATCGGCTACACGAACGCCTCCTGGACGCTCAAGGCCGACCTCGTCGCCACGTACGTCTGCCGGCTGCTGCGCCACCTCGACGAGACCGGCCAGCAGATCGTCACGCCGCTCGCCCCGGACACCGACGACCTGGCGCCGATCATCGACCTGAAGTCCGGCTACGTGCTGCGCGCCGTCGACCAACTGCCCAAGCAGGGTCCGCGCGCGCCGTGGCGGCTGCACCAGAACTACCCCCGCGACGTACGCCTGATGCGGCGCGGCCCGCTCACCGACGGCGTACGCTTCGCGCGCGCCGGCGCACCCGTCCCGGCCGCCACCACCTCGGGAGGAACCGATGCGTGA
- a CDS encoding S-(hydroxymethyl)mycothiol dehydrogenase has protein sequence MSQEVRGVVSRRKGAPVEVTTIVVPDPGPGEAVVRIQSCGVCHTDLHYREGGINDDYPFLLGHEAAGIVEQVGDGVTDVAPGDFVVLNWRAVCGQCRACRRGRPWYCFATHNATQKMTLTDGTELTPALGIGAFAEKTLVHAGQCTKVDPSARPAAVGLLGCGVMAGLGAAMNTGNVTRGDSVAVIGCGGVGDAAVAGAALAGATTIIAVDTDSRKLDWARKFGATHTVNASEDDAVEAIRAATGGFGADVVIDAVGRPETWKQAFYARDLAGTVVLVGVPTPEMTVDLPLLDVFGRGGALKSSWYGDCLPSRDFPMLTELYRQGRLDLDAFVTEEIALDQVEEAFNRMHHGDVLRSVVVFP, from the coding sequence GTGAGCCAGGAAGTCCGGGGAGTCGTGTCGCGGCGCAAGGGCGCGCCCGTGGAGGTCACCACCATCGTGGTGCCGGACCCGGGGCCGGGCGAGGCGGTGGTCCGCATCCAGTCGTGCGGCGTCTGCCACACCGACCTGCACTACCGCGAGGGCGGCATCAACGACGACTACCCGTTCCTGCTGGGCCACGAGGCAGCCGGCATCGTCGAGCAGGTCGGCGACGGCGTCACCGACGTGGCCCCCGGCGACTTCGTGGTGCTCAACTGGCGCGCGGTCTGCGGCCAGTGCCGGGCCTGCCGCCGGGGCCGCCCCTGGTACTGCTTCGCCACCCACAACGCGACGCAGAAGATGACGCTCACCGACGGCACCGAACTGACCCCGGCGCTCGGCATCGGCGCGTTCGCCGAGAAGACGCTCGTGCACGCCGGGCAGTGCACCAAGGTCGACCCGTCGGCCCGGCCGGCGGCCGTCGGCCTGCTCGGCTGCGGCGTGATGGCCGGTCTCGGCGCGGCCATGAACACCGGCAACGTGACCCGGGGCGACTCGGTCGCGGTGATCGGCTGCGGCGGCGTCGGCGACGCGGCGGTGGCCGGCGCGGCTCTGGCCGGCGCGACCACGATCATCGCGGTGGACACCGACTCCCGCAAGCTCGACTGGGCGCGCAAGTTCGGCGCCACCCACACCGTCAACGCCTCCGAGGACGACGCGGTGGAGGCCATCCGCGCGGCCACCGGCGGCTTCGGCGCCGACGTGGTGATCGACGCGGTCGGCCGTCCGGAGACCTGGAAGCAGGCGTTCTACGCCCGTGACCTGGCCGGCACCGTGGTGCTGGTCGGCGTGCCCACGCCGGAGATGACGGTCGACCTGCCGCTGCTCGACGTCTTCGGGCGCGGCGGCGCGCTCAAGTCCAGCTGGTACGGCGACTGCCTGCCCAGCCGCGACTTCCCGATGCTGACCGAGCTGTACCGGCAGGGCCGGCTGGACCTGGACGCGTTCGTCACCGAGGAGATCGCCCTCGACCAGGTCGAGGAGGCGTTCAACCGGATGCACCACGGCGACGTGCTGCGCTCGGTGGTGGTCTTCCCGTGA
- a CDS encoding GntR family transcriptional regulator — protein MTHPSRTALSAAERAYRHLKQAILEQVYPGGQLVSEGEIAEATGVSRTPVREALLRLETEGLVKLYPKRGALIRPVSAREIADVIEARRLVELHAAERVWSRRATLRADLARWLEEMRRAHAAGDISALMDADRSFHAAVVEAAGNEILAELYHRLRDRQLRMGEASFRLSPGWAEVALTEHAGQLAALDGDDPQAWRDAVAGHIDTAARMLGTLR, from the coding sequence ATGACGCATCCCAGCCGGACCGCGCTGTCCGCCGCCGAGCGGGCGTACCGGCACCTCAAGCAGGCCATCCTGGAACAGGTCTACCCGGGTGGCCAGCTCGTGAGCGAGGGTGAGATCGCCGAGGCGACCGGTGTGTCCCGCACACCGGTCCGGGAGGCGCTGCTGCGGCTGGAGACCGAGGGCCTGGTCAAGCTCTACCCGAAGCGTGGCGCGCTGATCCGGCCGGTGTCGGCCCGGGAGATCGCCGACGTCATCGAGGCCCGCCGGCTGGTCGAGCTGCACGCCGCCGAGCGGGTCTGGAGCCGCCGCGCCACGCTGCGCGCCGACCTGGCCCGGTGGCTGGAGGAGATGCGCCGCGCGCACGCCGCCGGTGACATCAGCGCGCTGATGGACGCCGACCGCTCGTTCCACGCCGCGGTGGTCGAGGCGGCCGGCAACGAGATCCTGGCCGAGCTCTACCACCGGCTGCGCGACCGGCAGCTGCGCATGGGCGAGGCGAGCTTCCGGCTCTCACCCGGCTGGGCCGAGGTCGCCCTGACCGAGCACGCCGGTCAGCTCGCCGCGCTCGACGGCGACGACCCGCAGGCGTGGCGCGACGCGGTCGCCGGGCACATCGACACCGCCGCGCGGATGCTCGGGACGCTGCGGTGA
- a CDS encoding alpha/beta fold hydrolase: protein MTLALPPAGERTVDGRRVRCRISGDGPPVVLLHGIGRTLDDFTALHTALARDHLVLAVDLPGHGGSAPLDGPHTLPALAAAVARFLDVAGVTGSAHLVGNSLGGAVAMRLAADAPRRAASLALLNSAGFGREVTVALRLLAVRPLARLLLRPDPRIIRRTERAIFYDPAYVNDERIALALAVAGQPHAARVMRELVRDLGTWRGVRPRWRTDLLDAVAALDLPTLLVWGERDLILPAAHLAYARTRLPGARSHLFRDTGHMPQIERTAEVETLLRELWA from the coding sequence GTGACGCTCGCCCTGCCCCCGGCCGGCGAGCGCACCGTCGACGGGCGGCGCGTGCGTTGCCGGATCAGCGGCGACGGCCCGCCCGTGGTGCTGCTGCACGGCATCGGCCGTACCCTCGACGACTTCACCGCCCTGCACACGGCGCTGGCCCGCGACCACCTGGTGCTCGCGGTGGACCTGCCCGGCCACGGCGGCTCCGCGCCGCTGGACGGCCCGCACACGCTCCCGGCGCTGGCCGCCGCGGTGGCCCGCTTCCTGGACGTGGCCGGGGTGACCGGCTCGGCGCACCTGGTCGGCAACTCCCTCGGCGGGGCGGTGGCCATGCGCCTGGCCGCCGACGCGCCGCGCCGGGCGGCCAGCCTGGCGCTGCTCAACAGCGCCGGCTTCGGCCGCGAGGTGACGGTGGCGCTGCGGCTGCTGGCGGTACGCCCGCTGGCCCGCCTGCTGCTGCGCCCCGATCCGAGGATCATCCGCCGGACCGAGCGGGCCATCTTCTACGACCCGGCGTACGTCAACGACGAGCGGATCGCCCTCGCGCTCGCCGTGGCCGGGCAGCCGCACGCGGCCCGGGTGATGCGGGAACTGGTCCGCGACCTGGGCACCTGGCGTGGGGTCCGCCCGCGGTGGCGCACCGACCTGCTCGACGCGGTGGCCGCGCTCGACCTGCCCACGCTGCTCGTCTGGGGTGAGCGCGACCTCATCCTTCCCGCCGCGCACCTGGCGTACGCCCGCACCCGGCTGCCGGGTGCGCGCAGCCACCTGTTCCGCGACACCGGGCACATGCCGCAGATCGAGCGGACCGCCGAGGTGGAGACGCTGCTGCGGGAGCTGTGGGCCTGA
- a CDS encoding TetR/AcrR family transcriptional regulator, translating to MTTARTPAGAAPSRGRRAGRSTGDERETAILATAERLLRQRAFGDISIDDLARGAGISRPTFYFYFPSKDAVLLTLLDRVTEEADAAAGGVFDRLAEDPRARWRELIARFHATFGGHRDVVLACAQVRGTNAEVRRLWAEVLERWVRAVQAAIEAERARGAAPDGLPARDLAIALNSMNERVWYATFAGDGPAVAERDVVDVLLDVWLTAIYRTTTPPVMPSAGTP from the coding sequence ATGACCACCGCCCGTACGCCGGCCGGCGCCGCGCCCAGCCGCGGGCGGCGGGCCGGCCGCTCCACCGGCGACGAGCGGGAGACCGCGATCCTCGCCACCGCGGAGCGGTTACTGCGGCAGCGCGCGTTCGGCGACATCTCCATCGACGACCTGGCGCGCGGCGCGGGCATCTCCCGTCCCACCTTCTACTTCTACTTCCCGTCCAAGGACGCGGTGCTGCTCACCCTGCTGGACCGGGTCACCGAGGAGGCCGACGCGGCGGCCGGCGGCGTGTTCGACCGGCTCGCCGAGGACCCGCGCGCCCGCTGGCGGGAGCTGATCGCCCGGTTCCACGCCACGTTCGGCGGGCACCGGGACGTGGTGCTGGCCTGCGCCCAGGTACGCGGCACCAACGCCGAGGTGCGGCGGCTCTGGGCCGAGGTGCTGGAACGCTGGGTCCGCGCGGTGCAGGCCGCGATCGAGGCCGAACGCGCGCGCGGCGCGGCCCCGGACGGGCTGCCCGCCCGGGACCTCGCCATCGCGCTGAACTCGATGAACGAACGCGTCTGGTACGCCACGTTCGCCGGGGACGGCCCGGCGGTGGCCGAGCGGGACGTGGTGGACGTGCTGCTCGACGTCTGGCTGACCGCGATCTACCGGACCACCACCCCGCCGGTCATGCCGTCCGCCGGAACTCCATGA
- a CDS encoding SDR family NAD(P)-dependent oxidoreductase — translation MRDLVFPGGTAVLTGAAGGIGAALAQGLARRGADLVLLDRDADGLAATVAAIRAAYPDRQVQTHVVDLADADATDRVAAEIHRAHPRIRLLINNAGVALGGRFDEVTLEEFLWVIEINFRAVVRLTHALLPALKAEPGAHLVNVSSLFGLIAPAGQAAYAASKFAVRGFTEALRHELVDDGIGVTSVHPGGIRTRIAASARVGSGVSREEYEAGRKQFEKLLTIDPAVAAEVILRGAQRRRGRVLIGWSAKLPDLLARVAPAGYGRVLALGMRRRPARPGAAPATPPAVPARPAAGAPVVATGAAVPVPSPRTVEETAPEPGRRA, via the coding sequence ATGCGTGACCTCGTCTTCCCCGGCGGCACGGCCGTGCTCACCGGCGCGGCAGGCGGCATCGGCGCGGCGCTGGCCCAGGGCCTGGCCCGGCGCGGCGCCGACCTGGTCCTGCTCGACCGCGACGCCGACGGCCTGGCCGCCACCGTGGCCGCGATCCGGGCCGCGTACCCGGACCGGCAGGTCCAGACCCACGTGGTCGACCTGGCCGACGCCGACGCCACCGACCGGGTCGCCGCCGAGATCCACCGCGCGCACCCCCGGATCCGGCTGCTGATCAACAACGCCGGTGTGGCCCTGGGCGGGCGCTTCGACGAGGTCACCCTGGAGGAGTTCCTCTGGGTCATCGAGATCAACTTCCGGGCGGTGGTGCGCCTGACCCACGCGCTGCTGCCCGCGCTCAAGGCCGAACCCGGCGCCCACCTGGTGAACGTGTCCAGCCTGTTCGGGCTGATCGCCCCCGCCGGGCAGGCCGCGTACGCGGCGAGCAAGTTCGCCGTGCGCGGCTTCACCGAGGCGCTACGGCACGAACTCGTCGACGACGGCATCGGCGTCACCTCGGTGCACCCGGGCGGCATCCGCACCCGGATCGCCGCCAGCGCCCGCGTGGGCAGCGGCGTCTCCCGGGAGGAGTACGAGGCCGGGCGCAAGCAGTTCGAGAAGCTGCTGACCATCGACCCGGCGGTCGCCGCCGAGGTGATCCTGCGCGGGGCGCAGCGACGCCGCGGCCGGGTGCTGATCGGCTGGTCGGCGAAGCTGCCCGACCTGCTCGCCCGCGTCGCACCGGCCGGGTACGGCAGGGTGCTGGCCCTGGGCATGCGCCGGCGTCCGGCCCGCCCCGGCGCCGCGCCCGCGACGCCGCCCGCCGTCCCGGCCCGGCCCGCCGCCGGGGCGCCCGTCGTCGCGACCGGCGCCGCCGTGCCGGTTCCGTCTCCCCGGACCGTCGAGGAGACCGCGCCGGAGCCCGGGCGCCGGGCGTGA
- a CDS encoding MFS transporter has product MSVSRRPAALVYAVALTAYLTAVFHRSSLGVTGVDAAERFHINASALATFSVAQLAVYAAMQVPVGVLLDRYGSRRLLLAGGVLMVAGQLVFAVATDVPAAVAARVLVGLGDAMTFISVLRIVAFWFPGRRNPLLVQLTGTVGQLGAVLGAVPLVLLLHRAGWTPAFLTAAALGATVVLMILVAVRDTPHAETATALAPDLATVRRQLAEAWAEPGTRLGLWTHFVTQFSGSVFALLWGYPFLVQGQGFSPTAAAGLLTVMTLVTLGCGPVLAHLCGRYPFHRSVLVFAITAATAGMWAVVLAWPGRAPNALLVALVVVLAVNGPGSMIGFDYARTFNPVHRIGSATGIVNVGGFAASIVLILAVGLVLDLATPAGHDAPPLSAFRWAFAVQFLLWALGAAQVLRYRNAARRIAADRAAATAAAPV; this is encoded by the coding sequence GTGAGCGTGTCCCGCCGGCCCGCGGCCCTGGTGTACGCGGTGGCGCTGACCGCGTACCTGACCGCCGTGTTCCACCGCAGCTCACTCGGCGTCACAGGGGTCGACGCGGCGGAGCGGTTCCACATCAACGCCTCCGCGCTGGCCACGTTCTCCGTCGCCCAGCTGGCCGTCTACGCCGCCATGCAGGTCCCGGTCGGGGTGCTGCTGGACCGCTACGGCTCACGCCGGCTGCTGCTGGCCGGCGGCGTGCTGATGGTGGCCGGGCAGCTCGTCTTCGCGGTCGCCACCGACGTGCCGGCCGCCGTCGCCGCGCGGGTGCTGGTCGGCCTCGGTGACGCGATGACGTTCATCAGCGTGCTGCGCATCGTGGCGTTCTGGTTCCCGGGCCGGCGCAACCCGCTGCTGGTGCAGCTCACCGGCACCGTCGGCCAGCTCGGCGCGGTGCTCGGCGCCGTACCCCTGGTGCTGTTGCTGCACCGCGCGGGCTGGACCCCGGCGTTCCTGACCGCCGCGGCGCTCGGCGCGACAGTGGTGCTGATGATCCTCGTCGCGGTACGCGACACCCCGCACGCCGAGACCGCCACAGCGCTCGCCCCCGACCTGGCGACCGTGCGGCGCCAGCTCGCCGAGGCATGGGCCGAGCCGGGCACCCGGCTGGGCCTGTGGACGCACTTCGTCACGCAGTTCTCCGGCTCGGTGTTCGCGCTGCTGTGGGGCTATCCGTTCCTGGTGCAGGGACAGGGCTTCTCGCCCACCGCGGCGGCCGGGCTGCTCACCGTGATGACGCTGGTGACGCTCGGGTGCGGGCCGGTGCTCGCGCACCTGTGCGGCCGCTACCCGTTCCACCGCTCGGTGCTGGTCTTCGCCATCACCGCCGCCACCGCCGGGATGTGGGCGGTGGTGCTGGCCTGGCCCGGCCGGGCGCCGAACGCGTTGCTGGTGGCGCTCGTGGTGGTGCTCGCGGTGAACGGTCCCGGCTCGATGATCGGGTTCGACTACGCCCGCACGTTCAACCCGGTGCACCGCATCGGCAGCGCCACCGGCATCGTCAACGTCGGCGGTTTCGCCGCCTCGATCGTGCTGATCCTGGCCGTCGGCCTGGTGCTCGACCTGGCCACCCCGGCCGGTCACGACGCGCCGCCGCTGTCCGCGTTCCGCTGGGCGTTCGCCGTGCAGTTCCTGCTCTGGGCGCTTGGCGCGGCGCAGGTGCTGCGCTACCGCAACGCCGCGCGCCGGATCGCCGCCGACCGGGCCGCCGCGACGGCCGCGGCGCCCGTCTGA
- a CDS encoding DUF3626 domain-containing protein → MILGPVPVATLTDAQSAALRHVCDVALRDRPAALAVIAGHLAASGATYRYEEVVAAITGYGRLTLNFHPDRVLRGGRTVVEALEEEGVYRSQFETGVSNGGLTAYPGGDRDVWEQAMFGGAYQRPGVLPAERPKYGGLNLLDHADGACPRFGSCHLRLRPEALARATFSFGDSHIGPTEFGTVDVFEPVFAALLTATAGTGVALGAPGMDTGALLRTLLGRREQESGRVGRALDDYIEAQVHGEINLARDVEALVVDPSFRDTDVGRRLAGIAGRHGLTLYYHPGFVLPVDGVDAEFRGPDIPPLAVRVHAEFARPGQPLHAELIGRAAASVVREPQRWADRGPAEVTLQHLKQLWHVLVRFGVPA, encoded by the coding sequence GTGATACTCGGGCCCGTGCCCGTCGCCACCCTCACCGACGCCCAGTCCGCCGCGCTGCGTCACGTCTGCGACGTCGCACTGCGCGACCGCCCGGCGGCGCTCGCCGTCATCGCCGGGCACCTCGCCGCCTCCGGCGCCACCTACCGGTACGAGGAGGTCGTCGCCGCGATCACCGGGTACGGGCGGCTGACGCTGAACTTCCACCCCGACCGGGTGCTGCGGGGCGGCCGTACCGTCGTCGAGGCGCTCGAGGAGGAGGGCGTCTACCGCAGCCAGTTCGAGACCGGCGTCTCCAACGGCGGTCTGACCGCGTACCCGGGTGGCGACCGGGACGTGTGGGAGCAGGCGATGTTCGGCGGCGCGTACCAGCGTCCCGGCGTGCTCCCGGCGGAGCGCCCGAAGTACGGCGGCCTGAACCTGCTCGACCACGCCGACGGCGCGTGCCCCCGGTTCGGCTCCTGCCACCTGCGGCTGCGCCCGGAGGCGCTGGCCCGGGCGACGTTCAGCTTCGGTGACAGCCACATCGGGCCCACCGAGTTCGGCACCGTCGACGTCTTCGAGCCGGTGTTCGCGGCGCTGCTGACCGCGACCGCCGGTACCGGCGTCGCCCTGGGCGCGCCCGGCATGGACACCGGCGCGCTGCTGCGGACGCTGCTGGGCCGCCGGGAACAGGAGTCCGGGCGGGTCGGCCGCGCGCTGGACGACTACATCGAGGCGCAGGTGCACGGCGAGATCAACCTCGCTCGCGACGTCGAGGCGCTCGTCGTCGACCCGTCGTTCCGGGACACGGACGTGGGACGGCGCCTGGCCGGGATCGCCGGACGGCACGGGCTGACGCTGTACTACCACCCGGGCTTCGTGCTGCCGGTCGACGGGGTGGACGCCGAGTTCCGCGGGCCGGACATCCCCCCGCTCGCCGTGCGCGTGCACGCCGAGTTCGCCCGCCCGGGGCAGCCGCTGCACGCCGAACTGATCGGCCGCGCAGCCGCGTCGGTGGTACGCGAGCCGCAGCGCTGGGCCGACCGGGGACCGGCCGAGGTCACGCTCCAGCACCTCAAGCAGCTCTGGCACGTGCTGGTCCGGTTCGGCGTTCCGGCCTGA
- a CDS encoding helix-turn-helix transcriptional regulator — MRASRLLSILLLLQAHGRLTAADLAARLQVSVRTIYRDVEALHTAGIPLYGEAGHDGGYRLVEGWRTRLTGLTAEEADRLLFAGLPGPAAELGYQSVVAAVQLKLRAALPAPLADRAARLEQRFHLDTPGWYSDGDPSPYLAQAAEAVWRERRIRVRYRGWRGETTRVLEPYGLVLKGGRWYLVAARPDRAEPATYRVNQILGLSPLDERFERPEFDLPAWWRAHVVEFRAGLHRDEAHIRLSPRGFARLREIGSDVVVAAAEASAGPPDDTGWVRAVIPIESLTHAHGDLLRLGADVEVLSPEELRARLAETATALAALYHPPPPPVPPLPPVPPSPSLPR; from the coding sequence ATGCGGGCCAGCCGACTCCTGTCAATCCTGCTGCTCCTGCAGGCGCACGGCCGGCTCACCGCCGCCGACCTGGCCGCCCGCCTCCAGGTGTCGGTACGCACCATCTACCGGGACGTCGAGGCGCTGCACACCGCCGGCATCCCGCTGTACGGCGAGGCCGGACACGACGGCGGCTACCGGCTCGTGGAGGGCTGGCGGACCCGGCTGACCGGACTGACCGCCGAGGAGGCCGACCGGCTGCTCTTCGCCGGGCTGCCCGGACCGGCCGCCGAGCTGGGCTACCAGTCGGTCGTCGCCGCCGTACAGCTCAAGCTGCGGGCCGCGCTGCCCGCGCCGCTGGCCGACCGGGCCGCCCGGCTGGAACAGCGGTTCCACCTGGACACGCCAGGCTGGTACTCCGACGGCGACCCGTCGCCGTACCTGGCCCAGGCGGCCGAGGCGGTGTGGCGCGAGCGCCGGATCCGGGTGCGTTACCGCGGCTGGCGCGGCGAGACGACCCGGGTGCTCGAACCGTACGGGCTGGTGCTCAAGGGCGGGCGCTGGTATCTCGTGGCCGCCCGGCCCGATCGCGCCGAGCCGGCCACCTACCGGGTCAACCAGATCCTCGGCCTGAGCCCGCTGGACGAGCGGTTCGAGCGGCCGGAGTTCGACCTGCCGGCCTGGTGGCGCGCCCACGTGGTGGAGTTCCGGGCCGGCCTGCACCGCGACGAGGCGCACATCCGGCTGTCGCCGCGCGGGTTCGCGCGGCTGCGCGAGATCGGCAGCGACGTGGTGGTGGCCGCCGCCGAGGCGAGCGCCGGCCCGCCCGACGACACCGGCTGGGTGCGCGCGGTCATCCCGATCGAGTCGCTCACCCACGCCCACGGCGACCTGCTGCGGCTCGGCGCCGATGTGGAGGTCCTGTCCCCGGAAGAGCTGCGCGCCCGCCTGGCCGAAACCGCCACCGCCCTGGCCGCCCTCTACCACCCCCCACCCCCGCCCGTCCCGCCTCTCCCGCCGGTCCCGCCCTCCCCGTCTCTCCCCCGTTGA